CATTACATTTGCAGTAGGAATTCTGTCTAGGTTTATGCATAAACCATGTGAAGGGCATTGGACTGCAGCACAACGAGTGctaaaatatttaaaaggaacCCAGACTCTCGGTATCAAATATTCAAAGGTATCAGACTTTCATCTCATTGGCTATTCTGACTCAGATTTTGATGGTGACAAAGAACATGGGGTGTCTACTTCTGGTTATTTGATGACTCTTGGATCAACAACTATCACCTGGAGATCAAAGAAACAAATAGTTGCTGCTGACTCTactactgaagcagaatatgtagcagcaacTCAAGCCACCCAAGAAATTGTGTGGCTCAGGAAAATTCTTGAGGACTTGTAGGAGAAACAGATGACTTCAACACCTTTATTTGTTGACAACAATTCTGCGATTCAATTGGCCAAGAATCCAAGATTTCATGATCAAACAAAGCACATCAACACCAAATATCACTTGATTCGACATCATGTTGAGACCAAAACCATACATTTGAAACATTGTTCCACTGTAGAGCAAATCGCTGATATCTTTACCAAAGCACTAGGCCATGTAAAGTTTGAATAATTCCGACTGTTGCTTCGCATGACAGATGTCCCTTCGGATTAGGGGAGGAATGCTAACTAATCACTAATCCTACAGGATGCTAACTAACCTTATGGGATATTTGTATTATTAGAGTAATTATTTTGTAACTAGCAGTAATTTTCTGTAATTTAGTTTTCTACAGTTTTCTTGAAAACTGTTTCATCAGTTACTGCTGTATATATTCTTATCTAATAATATTGAGTGTGCGTATGAATCACATCTCTGGGCCTGTTACAGATAGATCGTATGTAAATATAGCGAAAGTTATATAGAGTGAAGGCAGAGAAACACAAACGTCGAACATGGCAGGCTGTTGAATTTCTGTATGTAAAATATGAAGATGGGCACATGGTCAAATAATAGAGGTGGTGAGTCACCAATTTGAATGATTGAATGAAATGTTTAATGGTCAAATAGGTATTATTAAAATATCGCTCAGAGACTGCGTATTTTAGTTGCTGTCATGTTTGAATATTTCAAGCAGGCGTGAATGACTTTTACTTTCTCTTACTCAGGTTGTCTTGATTTTTGCAGTAAAAGGGTTTATCAGAATAGTTTTCTTCCCATCAGTCAACATTTCATTAACACAATTGTGTCCTGTTAATCTTCTTCATTGAATTCACGGTTTGGAGAGGTTCAATATGGAAGAAAATGATAAATTACATGTTATGTTGTATCAGCAAGGGTGGTCCTCATTAAGTAACGTGCTTGGAAAATCTTAGTTTATGTGGATAATAATAGCTTTTATTTTGTTAGGGTTTTGAATTTGGGTTGGTTTGGTCATTAATGtgcttgaattttgattttttaaaggttATGTAGATAATAATAGTTTTTGAATGAGTTTTTATTAGGGTTTGGTTTAGTTTGCGTGTGTctgattttgttttttgttttttgttcaaGAGGAATTTATATAATAACTTGTAtagattttttttaatgttatggCTAAAACATTTTGGTtacaaattaaaaaatcaattgttTTGAGTATGAGTTATAGAAGTTGAAAAATGAAGAGAACTTGAAAGCAAGAGATCAATGGAGATCAATTAAAAAGGATGTAAAGCCTATAAATATGTGACAAGACTAGATAAAGATGGACAAATCATCAAgtagatttttttcttttaaataatttaaatctttgATTCTAATTTTGATGGTTTGAGTGTGCGGAAGAGCCATTCGAAACTTGTACTAAAGATGTTTCATAAAGTAAGTTTTTGTGACCACTAACTAATATGGTTTTGCCTATTTTTGAATTTGATAATGCTTAAATAGCTTGAAAGATATACTTTGATTTGTTATTTTGATGTGTTTATCCCCTTCAAACATCTGCTTTGTAAGTGGGTGAACAAAGCTCTGGTCCTTCATGTGGTTTAGCTAGATGTTGTCCAAAACCTTAGAAATGATTCTCTCTTTTCCGTTTTGCAAAAGTAATTCACATAAATGCTACTCTCAAACATGATTATTGGTATTTGAATACCTCTTTATTGACTTTCACTCTTTTACTTGAGACTTTGTTGTCTTTGAAAACAAGCTCTCTAGTTCCCATCTTTGATTAATTTTCTTGATTTACCTTACCCTATTTACATTTCTTAAACCACATTGTAACCTCTTAAACCACATTGCAACCTCTTTAGGTAATGCTATCCATGTTGAAATACATAATATCTTACCACTCATCCTCAAAAATAAATCTGGGTTAAAGTCAATCTTTGTAGAGACATCAAAAATTCCATTAACATTTAGATTGGCAAGCTATTCCATATCCATATAGCTATATTTTAATACTTTGTATATGTTTTTCGTACAGGTTCTGAAGTTATCCTACTAAACAAATTGCAAGCAGTGAATAAAAAAATAGGTTGATAAGATAAATATGAATTGTAGTCTGTAATTACAATATCAAAATGATATCTTTTTCGTCCCTTACAGGAGATCCATTAAGCTCGATAAAATGTTAAGCCACTATTTTAGAAGCAACAAATAGGACATACATTAATGTATAGTATAAATTATTGTTGCTACTTCACCATATAAAGTTATTAGTGGCCTACACTAGGACTTGGAGGAGGAAGTTTTTTCTTCAATATATTACTTTTTAAAATTGTCTACCCAGTGCGACATATTTTTCTTTGGTCTAAAGCAAATATATCTTCTTTCTATTGGCACACTAAAAATATTTCCCAACTTAGCACTTGATGTTTTCTATCTATTCTAAGAACACATTAAACAATATAACCAAGGAATAGACTAGTACAAAATAACCTAGAGGGTATTATGGAAATCCCTATAGAGAACACATTGTGGACCACCTCAATAGGTCTGTTCTCTACAATAGTACTAAGGAACATTATAAACAGGACCACCTCAATAGGCCCAATGTTATCAGATTAATACACATATTCCTACGGGAGAGGACCTACATGCAAGGTTAGGAAGAAGCCCTTGTTGCAGtcccccacctcaataggaaaagtTGTGAAAGAGAACTCAACAGAATATCTAGCTCGCAAGCCTAAGATGCAGCATGGAGGAAGACCTCAATAAAAATCACCTCCATAGGGCTAACAAGATCTCTAAGAAACTCCATTGGGGGGGAAACAAAGGAATCCCCAAAGCTTTGACTAGTAAAGAACCCGGCTAACAAAGCACTTTGAACCACCTCAATAGGTCTACTTGCACCAGTGCCACTAGGAATCAAAGTCCTTAGAGAAAAGGGCACAAAGTCCCCTTTCAAAAACATGACACCAAGAAGACCATATTGTCTTCCATAAGGGAGACCCAAAGAGCATCCCCCAAAAGGACACATTGTAAGATGAAGGGAGAAAAGAAAATGCCCAGAGACCCTAAAAGACAATGTTAGAGCTCAAAATTATGGGTTGCCAAAATCTATGATCAAGTTAGACAATCAACTTAGGCCAACTAACGGAATGAACCTTTGAGGTTACAAATTCCCTTCTCTTCAGGTTCTACTATACCTTGGTGGGTGTACCACTCATACAAGAAAATTATTGattctcttctatttcatttgtttTATCCCTCATTGGCATAAGGTGAGAAATATGTAATCGAATTTAATTATATCTCCTATACTAACTCCTACAActtgaaattgaaaaaatgaaagtaATTTAATTGGTATTGAAATGAGATTTGATTAGTGTCTTTcatccattgggcaatagagtcaatcTCATATTCCTTCATTGGTTTTGCACCACTTTATTAGACAATTTTTACATCCATGCCTTGCATGAATCTATCAATTGCTTGAATCCTTATACATTCAATGATTTTTTCTTTATTACTACAACTTGTCAACAAGAAATTTTAATCTCTCCTTGAGAGAATCATTACAACAAATCATACAAAGCTACTAAAATCTCTTTGATCAATTTGAAATACCCTTGATATTCAAATCAATATAATGGAAAAACATGACATATAGGAGTTCTAAAACAACCTTGGCTACTTTAGCCAATATAACAAGTGAAACCAAATTAGAGAACATTAAATTATACTTCTTGCACAATGCTTGAAAG
The nucleotide sequence above comes from Cryptomeria japonica unplaced genomic scaffold, Sugi_1.0 HiC_scaffold_1662, whole genome shotgun sequence. Encoded proteins:
- the LOC131873394 gene encoding secreted RxLR effector protein 161-like — translated: MDVKTTFLNGDLKEDVYMVQPEGFVVKGQEQKKKYIGEVLCRFGMQDCNSVSTPMEQNLKISSNDGEAFEDPTKYRQLVGSFIYLITTRPDITFAVGILSRFMHKPCEGHWTAAQRVLKYLKGTQTLGIKYSKVSDFHLIGYSDSDFDGDKEHGVSTSGYLMTLGSTTITWRSKKQIVAADSTTEAEYVAATQATQEIVWLRKILEDL